A region of Porites lutea chromosome 13, jaPorLute2.1, whole genome shotgun sequence DNA encodes the following proteins:
- the LOC140922503 gene encoding LOW QUALITY PROTEIN: protein fem-1 homolog A-like (The sequence of the model RefSeq protein was modified relative to this genomic sequence to represent the inferred CDS: substituted 1 base at 1 genomic stop codon), translating into MADDRAEEIFKAIKARNSVLLDELFENMTSSERANVLGSGHYGSGEFPYEDAPLAKAADNEDLASVEVLLKYKADIEVREDHLRDVWFIIIRTALFSAAVYGRIHILRCLIENGADVNGVSEDDKSTPLMNAAGNSQRDVVTFLIEHGANVDLQDEDGFTALHCACLERAYIGVGEILGCLIENGADVNARTNEDCTPLMIACDNDHVYAVKFLMEHGANVDHQDRDGRTAVHYVVNRNAYQCLSYLTENGADVDHQDRDGRTAVHHAVNSNAYQCLRYLTENGADVNARTYDGRTPLMIATARGHIKIAMYLIDHGAEVHDRTAALHNALHCSCTDPSSCEILSCMIENGGDFKAKTFGNRTPLMTAAEKGQIKVVTYLIERGVRSTSITTSDYVNLRDDNGQTALHHAVQCFDPISCEILSCLIEHGGDVNCSTYKNRHTPLMIAAQTGQMKLVTFLIEHGANLDRRDKDDQTALHYAVCGSDVSCKILSYLIENGAEVNAFARRDNSPLMLACKYGHLNAVSSLIEHGAKVNLQDAIGNTAVQYALSSCQYGHMNAVTFLIEHGANMDRNKHGLTPLLQASNRRNSEKVKCLIQRPEITKEQKIEALELLGASIITECDPGIERGFDYIKNGMEERFANPSQPLLKQQMEPVKAYLNRKECQTLEELAKIEGDVVAIVMESLYIRGRILGKEHAKFQLLYQISHVASCYLRNNDLSTCIRLRRHAMKIAQSSNVSSAPDFRFMTSYMNNLLRSYHPEQKDVLDILEQTVLEYQFNWKIKRDFVDSDLMQDLFLLSVKLISFISKFRFLGETNTSKALVLLRKLCRQDPRDRFGNTLLHFVVFYKMRNVSSLFPVLNALKLLLEAGGCDVNAVNNRGDTPLHLAVTLEPSNEWVHIFTNMLKVLFDGGAHHDFVNNDGKTPMAIAQTDEARMILSSEKRKLELKCISAGAVKKFGIPYSGVVPKTLEKYISMHXIHRVIY; encoded by the exons ATGGCCGATGATCGTGCAGAAGAAATCTTCAAAGCCATAAAGGCTAGAAATTCCGTTTTACTTGATGAACTTTTCGAAAATATGACCAGTAGTGAAAGAGCCAACGTGTTAGGTTCCGGTCATTACGGTTCAGGTGAATTCCCATATGAAGACGCTCCGTTAGCAAAAGCCGCAGACAATGAAGATCTCGCTAGTGTTGAAGTACTATTGAAGTACAAAGCAGACATTGAAGTTCGAGAAGATCACCTAAGAGACGTTTGGTTTATAATCATTCGCACAGCGCTATTTTCGGCTGCTGTATATGGCCGAATTCATATTTTGAGGTGCTTGATCGAAAATGGGGCCGATGTAAATGGAGTTTCAGAGGATGACAAAAGCACCCCTCTTATGAATGCAGCTGGAAATAGTCAGAGAGACGTAGTCACCTTTCTGATTGAACATGGAGCTAACGTGGATCTTCAAGACGAAGATGGTTTTACAGCTCTTCACTGCGCTTGTCTTGAGCGTGCTTATATTGGCGTAGGTGAGATTCTAGGATGTTTGATTGAAAACGGAGCTGATGTTAATGCACGTACAAATGAGGACTGCACCCCTTTGATGATAGCATGTGATAATGATCATGTGTATGCCGTAAAGTTTCTCATGGAACATGGAGCTAATGTGGATCATCAGGACAGGGATGGACGAACAGCAGTTCACTACGTTGTGAACCGTAATGCATATCAGTGTTTGAGTTATCTGACAGAAAATGGAGCTGATGTGGATCATCAGGACAGGGATGGACGAACAGCAGTTCACCACGCTGTGAACAGTAATGCATATCAGTGTTTGAGGTATCTGACAGAAAATGGAGCTGATGTTAATGCAAGAACATATGATGGCCGAACCCCCTTGATGATAGCAACAGCACGGGGGCACATAAAAATAGCCATGTATCTTATTGATCATGGAGCTGAAGTGCATGATCGAACAGCAGCCCTCCACAATGCTCTACATTGTTCATGTACTGATCCCAGCTCATGTGAGATTTTGAGTTGTATGATTGAGAATGGAGGTGATTTTAAGGCAAAAACATTTGGCAACCGCACTCCTTTGATGACAGCAGCTGAAAAGGGGCAAATAAAAGTAGTTACCTATCTTATTGAACGTGGAGTTCGCAGTACTAGCATTACTACTAGCGATTATGTCAATCTTCGAGATGACAATGGTCAAACAGCCCTTCATCATGCTGTGCAATGTTTTGATCCAATCTCATGTGAGATTCTGAGTTGTTTGATTGAACATGGAGGTGATGTTAACTGTAGCACATATAAGAACCGGCACACTCCTTTGATGATAGCAGCTCAAACAGGGCAAATGAAACTGGTCACCTTTCTCATTGAACATGGAGCCAATCTGGATCGTCGAGATAAGGATGATCAAACAGCTCTCCACTATGCTGTGTGTGGTTCTGATGTCTCATGTAAGATTTTGAGTTATTTGATTGAAAATGGAGCTGAGGTTAATGCATTTGCAAGACGTGACAACTCCCCCTTGATGTTAGCCTGTAAATATGGTCACTTGAATGCAGTGAGCTCTCTCATTGAGCATGGAGCTAAAGTAAATCTTCAGGATGCAATAGGTAATACTGCCGTGCAATATGCTTTAAGCT CATGTCAATATGGTCACATGAATGCAGTGACCTTTCTCATTGAACATGGAGCTAACATGGATC GTAACAAGCATGGATTAACACCACTTCTCCAAGCCAGCAACaggagaaatagcgaaaaagtGAAGTGTTTAATTCAGAGACCAGAGATAACAAAAGAGCAGAAAATTGAAGCCCTAGAGCTTCTTGGTGCTTCTATTATCACTGAATGTGATCCTGGTATTGAGAGAGGATTCGATTACATCAAGAATGGCATGGAAGAGAGGTTTGCCAATCCATCCCAACCTTTGCTAAAACAACAAATGGAACCCGTTAAAGCTTATCTGAACAGAAAAGAGTGTCAAACTCTGGAGGAACTTGCTAAGATAGAAGGTGATGTAGTTGCCATTGTAATGGAAAGTCTTTATATTAGGGGAAGAATCCTTGGAAAAGAACATGCAAAATTTCAACTTCTTTATCAAATTAGTCATGTTGCTTCTTGTTACCTCAGGAACAATGATCTGTCGACGTGTATCAGATTACGTAGGCATGCAATGAAAATAGCACAGAGCTCAAATGTATCATCCGCTCCTGATTTTCGTTTTATGACTTCCTACATGAATAATTTATTGCGGAGTTATCATCCAGAACAAAAGGATGTTCTTGATATACTTGAGCAAACAGTTTTAGAGTATCAGTTTAATTGGAAGATAAAAAGAGATTTTGTTGACTCAGATCTTATGCAAGATCTGTTTCTTCTTTCAGTGAAGCTTATCTCATTCATTTCCAAATTTAGATTTCTGGGGGAGACCAACACATCAAAAGCATTAGTGTTGCTAAGAAAACTTTGTAGGCAAGATCCTCGTGACAGATTTGGAAATACACTCttacattttgttgttttttataaaATGCGCAATGTTTCATCGTTATTTCCAGTACTTAATGCACTGAAGCTTCTTTTGGAGGCGGGGGGATGTGACGTGAATGCTGTCAACAACAGAGGAGATACACCACTTCACTTAGCTGTTACTTTAGAACCCAGCAATGAATGGGTGCACATTTTCACTAACATGTTGAAGGTTTTGTTTGATGGAGGTGCTCATCATGACTTTGTCAACAATGATGGTAAAACACCCATGGCCATCGCTCAAACTGATGAAGCTCGAATGATTCTTTCTtcagagaaaagaaaactggAGTTAAAGTGCATTAGCGCtggggctgtcaaaaagtttggAATTCCTTATTCAGGGGTGGTGCCCAAAACACTGGAGAAATATATTAGCATGCATTAAATACATCGGGTTATTTACTAG